In Rhipicephalus microplus isolate Deutch F79 chromosome 7, USDA_Rmic, whole genome shotgun sequence, one genomic interval encodes:
- the LOC142767614 gene encoding BCL2/adenovirus E1B 19 kDa protein-interacting protein 3-like isoform X2, with amino-acid sequence MNESWVELYYGASSSASERATPPLTGNMHILEKLLLEAQRDSNVSSARGSGSPKSPHSPANETVPFIVNREEKQIATDWIWDWSSRPDQQPPKDWNFRHPVNVGGIRKRPVLSLRGSRIIRLADIFPLLLLSNILSILLGAGIGVCIGRRMRVANVE; translated from the exons AGTCGTGGGTGGAGCTGTACTATGGTGCATCGTCGTCCGCATCCGAGCGTGCCACGCCCCCTCTAACAGGCAACATGCACATCCTCGAGAAGCTGCTGTTGGAGGCCCAGAGAGACTCCAACGTGTCCTCCGCACGCGGCAGTGGCAG TCCCAAGAGCCCACACAGTCCAGCAAATGAAACCGTCCCCTTCATCGTAAACAGG GAGGAGAAGCAGATTGCAACTGATTGGATTTGGGACTGGAGCAGCCGCCCTGACCAGCAGCCTCCCAA GGATTGGAACTTCCGTCACCCGGTGAACGTGGGTGGCATCCGGAAACGTCCTGTGCTGAGTCTGCGTGGCTCTCGCATCATCCGCCTGGCCGACATCTTTCCTCTACTGCTGCTCAGCAACATACTCTCAATACTACTGGGCGCCGGCATTGG GGTGTGCATTGGCCGGCGCATGAGGGTGGCCAACGTTGAATGA